One region of Hymenobacter sediminicola genomic DNA includes:
- a CDS encoding porin family protein, translated as MQKPLFLTLAAVLLAGAVQAQITVGPRLGGNLATVKLETDQADAPDTKSLFGPQVGLTLNAQFGNLSVQPSLLYSRKGFQLDDSRNVDFDFDGDGDDEAYSLKTTAKARLGYLELPINLVYSTGGAEGGFQVFAGPYVGMGLGGSYNVKARIEGDGLEYSDSNSSGVKYADKASDDEDDDNLYVRRFDVGLNAGIGYKTGPVQAQLGYGLGLSNLVPNDADGNDTGEKAQNRAFHLSLSYFFSLNN; from the coding sequence GTGCAAAAACCTCTATTCCTTACGCTGGCGGCTGTGCTGCTGGCAGGCGCCGTGCAGGCGCAGATAACAGTTGGGCCGCGCCTGGGTGGCAACTTGGCGACGGTGAAGCTGGAAACCGACCAGGCCGATGCGCCCGATACGAAGTCACTGTTCGGGCCGCAGGTAGGCCTTACGCTCAATGCCCAGTTCGGCAATCTGTCGGTGCAGCCTTCGCTACTTTACAGCCGAAAAGGCTTCCAACTCGATGATTCCCGCAACGTCGACTTCGACTTTGATGGGGATGGCGACGACGAAGCTTACAGCCTGAAGACTACAGCCAAGGCCCGCCTGGGCTATCTGGAACTGCCTATCAATTTGGTGTATAGCACCGGCGGCGCAGAAGGCGGCTTCCAGGTGTTTGCCGGCCCGTATGTGGGCATGGGTCTGGGCGGTTCTTACAACGTGAAAGCACGAATCGAGGGCGACGGCCTCGAGTACAGCGACTCCAACAGCAGTGGCGTGAAATACGCCGACAAAGCCAGCGACGACGAGGATGACGACAATCTGTATGTCCGCCGCTTTGATGTAGGCCTGAATGCCGGTATTGGCTACAAAACGGGGCCGGTGCAGGCGCAGCTAGGCTACGGCCTGGGCCTTTCCAACCTTGTTCCGAATGATGCCGATGGCAACGACACCGGCGAAAAAGCTCAGAACCGGGCTTTTCATCTTTCCCTGAGCTATTTCTTCTCTCTCAACAACTAG